In one window of Zingiber officinale cultivar Zhangliang chromosome 11A, Zo_v1.1, whole genome shotgun sequence DNA:
- the LOC122031633 gene encoding alpha-terpineol synthase, chloroplastic-like encodes MDPALLLLAKLDFNALQNIYKRELREVSRWWTDLGLPQKLPFFRDRLTENYLWSVVFAFEPDSWSFREMDTKMICFITMIDDVYDVYGTLDELELFTDIMERWDVNAIDKLPEYMKLCFLAVFNTVNGAGYEVMRNKGVDIIPYLKRAWAELCKMYMREARWYHAGYTPTLDEYLDGAWISISGALILSTAYCMGKDLTKEDLDKFSTYPSIVRPSCMLLRLHDDFGTATDELARGDVQKAVQCCMHERKVPEAVAHEHIKQVMEAKWRLLNGNRVATSSFEEYFQNVAINLPRAGQFFYGKGDDGYTNSNGETQKQVMSLLIEPLQL; translated from the exons ATGGATCCTGCTCTGCTTTTGTTGGCCAAGTTGGACTTCAACGCACTGCAGAACATCTACAAGCGAGAACTTAGAGAAGTCTCAAG ATGGTGGACGGATCTCGGGCTTCCCCAGAAGCTGCCATTTTTCAGAGACAGATTGACCGAGAACTATTTATGGTCTGTAGTCTTTGCGTTTGAGCCAGATAGCTGGTCTTTCAGGGAGATGGACACAAAGATGATTTGCTTCATAACAATGATCGATGATGTTTACGACGTGTATGGAACGCTCGATGAGCTAGAACTATTCACCGATATAATGGAgag ATGGGATGTTAACGCAATTGATAAGCTCCCAGAGTACATGAAACTATGTTTTCTAGCCGTCTTCAACACGGTAAATGGTGCAGGATACGAAGTCATGAGAAATAAGGGAGTAGACATAATACCTTACCTCAAGAGGGCG TGGGCAGAATTGTGCAAAATGTACATGAGGGAAGCCAGATGGTATCACGCAGGGTATACACCGACGCTGGATGAGTATTTAGACGGCGCATGGATATCGATATCAGGCGCGTTGATACTGTCCACAGCTTACTGCATGGGCAAAGATCTCACGAAGGAGGATTTGGATAAGTTCTCCACTTACCCTTCCATTGTGCGACCCTCCTGTATGCTTCTTCGACTCCATGACGATTTTGGAACCGCGACG GATGAGCTGGCGAGAGGAGATGTGCAGAAGGCGGTGCAGTGCTGCATGCACGAGAGGAAGGTGCCGGAGGCAGTTGCCCATGAGCATATCAAGCAAGTGATGGAGGCGAAATGGAGGCTGCTAAACGGGAACCGGGTGGCGACGTCGTCGTTCGAGGAATATTTCCAGAATGTGGCGATTAATCTCCCTCGAGCGGGGCAATTCTTCTATGGAAAAGGAGACGATGGATATACGAATTCGAATGGAGAAACCCAGAAACAAGTCATGTCGTTGTTGATCGAACCTCTCCAGCTCTGA